CAGTATCTCCtgattctatttaattttttcccagatggatcaaaagaaacaaattcaggAGAGAACAGCTCTGGTCAATTGCTATAATAGGTGTATGTACAATATTTTGACATTTATATcctgaggagaaggaaaaagtatcttttaattaaaatgcACTTTCATCTGTAGTGCATCTGAGACACTGAGCTTAATCTGCAGAACAAAACTGAAACCATAAATCCAAGGATGACTCGAGCAATAGATGCAAATGCAGAGGTCATTTTGCCCTGAAGTCCACAGGTCACCTAGGAACTGGCCAGCTAAGAACTCTCCAATGAACTTGCTGGGACTGGCCATGGATGTATCTGCCTAGACTCCAATTTTATCCAGATGGGTAAGCCTTGATAATCTTCACATCATCAACAGGACGATCCTGGGCATTTGTCTCTACCATACCCACTCGATTCACCATCCCTATGCCCTGACACACACGGCCAAAAATGGTGTGCTTCCCATCAAGCCACTGGGTTGGggccaaggtcacaaagaattggctGCCATTGGTGTCTGGCCCTGCATTGGCCATTGCAAGAATTCCAGCCCCtacaagggagaaaaagggatagAAAAAGTAGCAATGAACCTCTTAGCTTCACAACAGAACTATTAAGGATTCCAGAATTTATGGTTTTCATTCTGGTCTTCATTACACCTTGCTTAGAATCCCTGCAAAATCCCCAGTCTTAGTGGACTATTTTAGACTAcctcctttatttctcttcttggtCCCCAGGCCATCCCAATTCTTAGATGAGTACTTCTcaggaaaatatattcatatcTGCTTTCATCAGACCTTTTGCCCTCTCTCAAGATGACTGATatattacccagaatcctctcccTACTACTCTAGTTCAGCAAATCTTCTCTCTGGGCAGCTTCTGAAATCCCACCAATAGCAGTATTCAGCAAATACTTAGAGGCCAAAACACCTCAGAAGAGCTCTTTTCATTACTCAGCAAGCCATGAGGAGATACCTTTTCTCATAGCTGCCAATTCTTTTTGTTCCACCAGAGCTAAGCAGCTGCCAGAACCCATGCTAATCTCCCAGTCACCTGGAGTGACAGCCAAAAGAAGagctttttacattttaaaacccaCTTCCCTGCCCTGGCTTTCTGGTCTGATTATACACACCTGTGAATTTCAATTCTGGATGAAGTTCATCTTCAAACTGTTTGCCATAGATAGACGCGCCACCTCTGCCTGCCcaggaagagaatgaatgaattaactGCACAACCTCACAACAGGAAAGGGACGATCCAAGGTCAAAGGACTTTGactcaaaagggaaagaaatgttaATGAGCAGTCCAAGCTTCTCCTCATAACTCCCTTAGTCTTATTTAAAATTACATAGCCCAGCAGGGAAAAGAACCAAATATCATTAAAACACATACAAATCAGAGTGGCCACAGTGGATTCATTGAATACCATTTCTTGTTATTGAACATTATCATTAATGACCTAGATGGTAGAATAAATCAGAGAGGGGTCAAGGCAAAGAAGGAATAGGCCCAAAGCAAGTAGCAACACAGAGGATAAGAATTAGTAAGACCTTTGAGTTGAAgtggtaaaaatcaaataaaatgaggtTGGACAAGAAATAGGTTAACACAAAACAGCTAACAACATCAGCAAATGTGACCACTGGGAAACCTTTACCAAATGGTTGCCTGAATATAGTGATACTGAGCAATGTATCGATTTACATAGTCCTAGCCCTCCAAGAGCTTATAGTAATTTATAGAAACttcaatagagataaaaataatagaggGATCTAAATGTCTCACAGGACCATAAGCCATACAAAAGCACAGCCGGCTGCTTTTAATCAGAATGATGCTGTAGGCATGAAGTGTAAGATATGTAGGAACCACAATGATATCGAATGTATATGCCATTTGATACATACTTGGTATGGTTTGACTCTTACTCTGTCCAGCTATGACCTCTGAAGCTACCATTCCATTCCAATATAAAAgctgtttcttttaaaaacaagtaggattaaaaaacaaaaacaaaaaactaaagcAGGATTAAAGACTTTCAGAAAAACACAAGGATCAGTCATGATTCCATAAGATATTTGCAGAGGCAGAATGGATTTGGGGTAcagaatgaaacatttaaaattagtttaattttttaaaggaaagtatAAAACATTAAAGCAAGCAAGACTTGCAGCAAACATCATAAAGACAGATAATTCCAACAATATCCCTACTACTCCCATTTAGGAGTAGAAAATCAAATGTAGGGGATAAGGTTGAGAAGTTAAGGCAAGTAGATTCTAAAAGTTCAATGCAACAAATGTTTttatgaggtggctcagtagattgtgaaccaggcctggaaaagggaggccctgggttcaaatcagacctcacaGACACTtctccttgctgtgtgatcctaagcaagctgcaacttccattgcctaggccttgactctcttctgctttggaaccagtatatagtattgattctaagacagaaggtatggttttgttttgttttttaatcaatcaCCAGTGAAGCCAATGGTAAAATTTAGCTTTGTATAATTCTAACAATATTGCtagaacagaaacaaaaactAAAGCAAGTCAATCAGCCAAAAACATTTGTCCTACATTTATTGTGTACATGACCTCATATGAAGTCCTTTAGGGAGACACACTATTGGTGCTATACTTTCTCTAAAACATTGTGAAAGAAGGAAGTGAAAGGGAGATGGACTTCCTTCTCCCTGGCCCCAGATCATCCAGAATCCATTAAGACTCCAAAGAATCTTGTGGGGAAACAAGTATTTCAGAGTGGTCTTATCCCCCATCACTCCTACctttgtcccttcctctcttctggcTGGCCACTGACCAACCCCCTCCCCAAACCCACCTCTGTGGAATTGAATCCAGAATCATCACTTGGACCCTCAGGTCCTCTTCTCTACTTCCCAAGGATAGATCATCCAAGTTTCATACTTCAAGAAAGGATgtaattaggggcagctgggtagctcagtggattgagagccaggcatagagatgggaggtcctaggttcaaatctggcctcagacacttcccagctgtgtgaccctgggcaagtcacttgacccccattgcctacccttactactcttctgccttggagccaatacacagtattgactccaagatggaaggtatgggttttaaaaaaaaaaaaaaaaaaaaaaagaaaagaaaaaaggatgtaATTGCTTACATTACTTGGATGAACAAGGAATCATTAACCACAGTCTTTCCAGGAAGATAGACTCCCATACCTTATCACTTGCCCAGACATTCACTGCATCCTAGGGTCCTCCAGACCTTACATCTGCCATACAGCAACACACATCCTCCAGACCCCCAGGCACAGAAATCTGATCTGCCCTTAGGCCTTTCCATCTGCCTTGCTGAAACTCCCTCAGGACTTCCAAGTTATCCCTCCTATCCAAaagtctttctttctatcttttctctctttcttatatGTTTGTCTCCCCTAATTAGAAGATAAATTCCGAGAATAGGGAATGAACCACTttactttttttgccttttaaaaattgatcaCATTTTTagcatccttttctttttaaattttaagttccaaattctctccctccctcccaaccctttcccacccactgagaaggcaagcaaaattaCATTAATTATTCATGTAAAACCATGCAAAACATAGTTCCTTATTAGCCAcatcaaaaaaaaggaaaaaagcaagaaagttatactttaatttgcactcaagagttcttcagttctttctgaagGTGGACAACAATTTTTCTGAATGCTTTGtgtagttagaaatatcttgaatccctaaaactacattacccaaatttcctttctatattaaacagaatgcttttccctttgttcaCGTTTGCATTGCCCCGTTTGTTTTGCCccatttgtatatagtttgctgtaactccTCCTGCTTGCTCTTTTGCTCCCTcgagtgggctggttagtacctttttagttagtttttatgtgtgcttattattaataaaatataagttattagatattaattttaaaattcacatttgaAAGTGCCTTGGATCATGGTATTGATCAAGGCAGCCAAGTCTTTCATAGATGATCATTATTACAACATTGGTATTACTGTGCACAAAGATCTCCTGGTtgttctcactttactttgcaccAGTTCATCTCCTCAATCTCCAATTCTTTTATCATCACAAAAatagctactttaaatatttttgtacatgttaatctttttccttttatctctttggggttcagacctagtagtggtattgctggatcaaaggatgtgcccagttttatagtcctttgagtgtaattccaaattgtgcTCCAGAATAAAGAGACTAGTTCATAActccaacagtttattagtgtacctatttccCCTCAATTGTTttagtatttgtcatttctgataaatGTAAAGTGATAcgtcaaaattgttttaatttacatttctatgaGCATTTTTCATACGactatatatatagctttgatttctccttctgaaagctacttgttcatatcctttgaccatttatcaattgaggaatagccctaattcttataaatttactCAGTTCCCTACATATTAGAGAAATGAGGCCTCTATTAGAAAAACTTCCCATCAAacttttgatattacttcattgtctatggtactttttagcaaaatgtagtttccctgattatcgcTTTTAagtaggtctatttttgcttttgctttgtctgagatcatgatttctactcCTGCCTCTGAAGCATAAGAGATTCTGCTCcaatcctttattttaactctgtgtgtgtttctctgtTTCAAGTATTGTCTCTCTCTTATAAACAACAGATTATTGGAttatggtttctaatccattctgttatttgcttctgttttataggtgagcaCATCCCATTCAGATTCACAGTTATGATAACTgagtatttccttccatcctattttcttctatttagtcttctctctttttatcccatTCCCCtcaaaagtcttttttcctttattgagGTATTACTTTAAATTATTCAGAGGAGAATATTGGGAGATTTCAGCTGGGCTGCTGCTTATATTATCCATCCTGGTTCTTCCTgaattacttttctatttctctctccagctAGCACAGTTCTGGGCagataagtgcttaataaattgcgTTCTTCATTTATCCAATCATTAACCAGTCAACTTCTTTTGCATACTCATGACATCAAGTCTAAGTACAGTGACTTGAGCCCAGGGCTTTTcactaaaaaacaaaagaattctcCAAACCTTCCAGGTCCCCCAGGCGAGTAGGTGTGGATTCTCAGTAATCTGTTTTCCTATCTCTATTACCATCTTGAGACCCTTTCTTtatactctttccttcctttctaacttTTCCACACATATTTAAGACACAACATCCTATTTCAGGGCTTATTTACATGGGAAAAGCATGTATATAAATTCAGGAAAGAATTTTACATAAACGAAACTTCATCTGGTTCCAAATCAGGCATCCCACACCAAAGTTCTCCCAGCCTTAGCCATCATGATTTCACTCTGAACTAGAAATGGCACCACTGCATTGCCTCCTCTCCTgttctcagaagaaaataaggcatcttcttttctttcttttttaaaactcttaccttccatcttagaatcaacactgtgtatgggtccccaaggcagaagagtggtaaggactaggcaatggggttaagtgacttgcccagggtgacccagccaggaagtgtctggggtcatatttgaacctaggacctctcatttctaggcctggctctcaatccactgtgctacccagcttcCTGCCTGTAAGGCTCTGAGAGCTGGCTTTCCTACCTCTGGTTTCTCCCCCTTACTTCTGCCATTGCCAAatgaatcttcctaaaacacCTCTTTTATCACAGCACTCTCTGGCCTGGTTCAGAACCTAAAATAGCCTCCCAGCTCAAATCCAAAATCCTCAGTCTGGAAGTCAAAGGTCTCCATTAACTGCCTTAACCTTATCTCCCAAACACCCACCCACCATTTGCTCCAGTCAAGCTGGTGCTTAATGCTCCCCAGGCACACCATggtcccttctgtctctgggtcttCGCTCCTACACTTACCCTGGCCTCCTGTTAATCAAAATATTACCATATCTTCAGTTCAAAACTGAGATACTCCATGAAGCCTTCAGGGACTAAACCTCTACCATGACTTTTCCCTTGCTGTAAACTCTTTCAGTTCTCCTCTAAACAGAGTCTATACAGCAATAGCAGGCATTTCCTTAGTAGGTCTCACCTCCTCAGCTAGATTTCAAAATCCTTAAAGGCAAGAACCATGGTATTTATTTCTATGGACTGGGTGACCATAAATCACTCtgctatagcattttaaggtttacaaatatctctcaagattaacaactctgtgaggttgTTATGCAAGgatttttatacccattttacagataagggagcTGAGGTCTAGAAAAGTGACTTGTCTTGGTCAAACAATTACTAGGTATTAGTGTTAGTTCAgctagggacagctgggtggctcaggggatagagccaggcctggagctcagagggcctgggttcaaatctgacctcagacacttcccagctgtgtgaccctggacaagtcacttaactcccactgcccagcccttacctctcttcctccttggccaatacatagtattgatccaaaggcagaaggaaagggtttaaaataaataaacaaacaaacaaataaatgaataaataaataaaataaataaacaaacaaataaataaataagtggatgaatgaatgaataaataaatgaatgaatggagatatatatatatatacacacacacacacatatatatatatatatctcttgACTTAAAGGCTCATACCCTTTCTTCTACAACATGGTCCTTCTATACTTCATTTCTGTTTATTCAACAACTTCTAAAAAGGTAAAACTGAGTGGAAGGTGGTAATTCAGGGttgacattttgtttttgtttttgttttttaaacccttaccttctgtcttggaatcaatcctgtgtattggctccaaggcaaaagagtggtaagggctaggcaatgggagttaagtgacttgtccagggtcatacagctaggaaatgtctgaggccagatttgaacctaggacctcctgtctctagcccagactctcaatcctctgagccacccagctgcaccccccttagggttgacattttaaaagttatctgCACACAAGTAGCTACTAAAATCATTCATCTGGATACTGCTGAGGGGGAATAAATGTTGAGAGAAGAGCAAAGATTCTAGGATTAAATTTAGAAGATGCAAATGGgtaaaagacaaaatgagatgGAGATAAATCAATGGAATCAGAGGagtattcagaaagaaaggtgatttttaaaagaacagcTACAAACTTTGAAGAGAGTATCTAAAGAAAGAAGTAGGTCAATAAAGAGAAATCAAAAAGGtataaaaactgagaaaagatgattggtttttggctaaaaGGAAATTAGTACTGGCCTCTGAGAAAATAATTCTAAGAAATAGTGAGAAAACTAGTCAGAAAATCATTCAGGCTAAGGTTACAAAGGGCAAATGAAAAATAGGGTagtaaggtttaaaagaaaaacctctttcaaaaagaagacaaatacctcacacctagcagactggccaatatgacagtaaaggaaaataataaatgttggagggggtgtggcaaaattgggatattaatacactgttggtgaagttgtgaattaattcaatcattctggaagacaatttggaattatacccaaagagctttaaaagaatgcatgccctttgatccagcaacaccactactatgcttgtaccccaaagagataataaaaaagggttgtatgaaaatattcatagctgtgctctttgtggtggcaaaaaattggaaaatgaagaggtgtccctcaattggggaatggctgaacaaattgtggaatggctgaacaaattgtggtatatgatagtcaTGGAATTCTACTGTTCTGTAAAGAACTATTTGATTTCTataagacctggaaagacctccatgaactgatgcagagtgaaatgaggagaaccagaacactgtacacagtaactgaaatactgtgggacaatcaaatgtgacagactttgctactaatagcaatgcaatgatccaggacaattctgagggacttatgaaaaagaacgctatccagatctaaagaactgtgggattagaaatgtagaagaaaaatatatgatttatcacttgtctgtatgggtatatgatttggggttttagttttaaaagattactctattaaaaaaatgaataatatggaaataggtatcaagtgataacatatgtataacccagtgaaattgctagtcagctccaagaggagagagggaaagaaaatgaatcttgtaaccgtggaaaaatatttaaaaacaaaaaaataaaaacaaataaaaaagaagacaatatatttaaaaacagaagGGCAGGaacaagaaggaggaaaaaataaagatactcAAGAGAGAAGGGATGAAGAGGGAACCAAGGCTTTCATGTCAAGCTGAAACAGGCTAGAAGCCATAACTCCTTAccaaaaccatcaacaaaaaGCTGCAGATTTCTAAGCCTCTGCTCCAAAAGTTTTAATAGACTACTATGGACAGAACTATGGGTAAGCCAAATAGCCAACCAGGTCAAAACAAAGGTGGGCACAATAAAGAACACCttaattctattttattgatgcgTATATTTTTAGTGCCAGAAAATTGTactcccagggggcagctgagtagctcagtgaattgagagtcagacctagagacaggaggtcttagattcaaatctggcctcagacacttcctagctatgtgaccctgggcatgtcacttaattcccattgtctacccttatcactcttctgccttggagccaatatacactattgactccaagactgaaggtaagagtttaaaaaaaaaaattttactacCTATGTCACtttggtatttttctttttttttttttaaacccttatcttccatcttttggcagagccaaaagaacattgtacacagagactgatacactgtggtaaaatcgaatgtgatgaacatctgtactagcagcaatgcaatgatccaggacaattctgagggacttatggaatgctacccacattcagaggaagaactgcaggagtagaaaatagaagaaaaacaaccacttgaacacatgggttgatgcagacatgattgaggatgtagacttgaaacgaccacaccaatgtaactatcaataatatgtaaataagtcttgattgattacacattaaaaccagtggaaatgcataNN
The window above is part of the Gracilinanus agilis isolate LMUSP501 chromosome 4, AgileGrace, whole genome shotgun sequence genome. Proteins encoded here:
- the PPIL1 gene encoding peptidyl-prolyl cis-trans isomerase-like 1, with protein sequence MGSGMAAVPPDSWQPPNVFLETSMGTVVLELYWKHAPKTCKNFAELARRGYYNGTKFHRIIKDFMVQGGDPTGTGRGGASIYGKQFEDELHPELKFTGAGILAMANAGPDTNGSQFFVTLAPTQWLDGKHTIFGRVCQGIGMVNRVGMVETNAQDRPVDDVKIIKAYPSG